The following are encoded in a window of Haloarcula halophila genomic DNA:
- a CDS encoding DUF7521 family protein, which translates to MIGLSAVLLIAAKTVTLVCGAVLTALTYRAYRRTDSPAMRALFVGIGLVTVGSIFAGSLHQMLDFPVATSITVESTFTAAGFAVLTYSLYTEQPSD; encoded by the coding sequence ATGATCGGGCTCAGTGCAGTCCTGCTGATCGCCGCCAAGACGGTGACACTGGTGTGTGGCGCGGTGTTGACGGCGTTGACCTATCGTGCGTACCGACGGACCGATTCCCCCGCGATGCGTGCCCTGTTCGTCGGGATCGGACTCGTAACTGTCGGCAGTATCTTCGCCGGGAGCCTCCACCAGATGCTGGATTTCCCGGTCGCGACCAGCATCACCGTCGAGAGCACGTTCACCGCAGCCGGCTTCGCCGTCCTCACGTACTCGCTGTACACCGAACAGCCGTCGGACTGA
- a CDS encoding DUF2249 domain-containing protein, which produces MSPNMFGETDGEGGTVPSNMEPASLRSETDAPTDAPTERLDVRELGPPEPLRQTLETLAELDDGTVLVQANDRAPQHLYPKLDDRGYDYETVETDDATVTIIWTP; this is translated from the coding sequence CTGTCTCCGAACATGTTCGGGGAAACCGACGGCGAGGGTGGGACCGTACCGTCGAACATGGAACCCGCGTCACTGCGTTCCGAGACGGACGCACCGACCGACGCCCCGACCGAACGGCTGGACGTGCGTGAACTCGGGCCGCCGGAACCGCTCCGACAGACACTGGAGACGCTCGCGGAACTGGACGACGGGACCGTCCTCGTCCAGGCGAACGACCGCGCACCCCAGCACCTCTATCCGAAACTCGACGACCGTGGCTACGACTACGAGACCGTCGAGACCGACGACGCGACCGTGACGATCATCTGGACGCCATGA
- a CDS encoding glutamyl-tRNA reductase, translating to MNDDTTEPTPDVEQALGQLAARGAEVRAEQLNRALTRLRADGELSAEQVAALEQLSERLVDRLLALPEETLREAANRGEEDAVETAMELFG from the coding sequence GTGAACGACGACACGACGGAACCGACACCGGACGTAGAACAGGCGCTCGGACAGCTCGCCGCCCGCGGTGCGGAAGTCCGGGCCGAGCAACTCAACCGAGCACTCACCCGACTACGGGCGGACGGGGAGCTCTCGGCGGAACAGGTCGCCGCCCTCGAACAGTTGAGCGAGCGACTGGTCGATCGGCTGCTTGCACTCCCCGAAGAGACGCTGCGTGAGGCAGCGAACCGCGGTGAGGAAGACGCGGTCGAGACGGCGATGGAGTTGTTCGGTTGA
- a CDS encoding cupin domain-containing protein, whose product MTQSGDTTTETERIALSELDGDGRTPLFEGEPRTVRLALDAGESVPAHQHPGRQIVFQVLDGEFELELGAETLSLSAGEIARFDGAQDISPTAVTDAEALLVLAAAE is encoded by the coding sequence ATGACCCAGTCTGGCGACACCACGACCGAAACCGAGCGTATCGCGCTGTCAGAACTCGACGGGGACGGCCGGACACCGCTGTTCGAGGGCGAGCCCCGGACCGTCAGGCTGGCCCTCGACGCCGGGGAGTCGGTCCCGGCACACCAACACCCCGGTCGACAGATCGTCTTCCAGGTCCTCGACGGGGAGTTCGAGCTCGAACTGGGGGCGGAGACGCTGTCGCTGTCGGCGGGGGAGATCGCCCGGTTCGACGGCGCACAGGACATCTCGCCGACGGCGGTCACCGACGCCGAGGCGCTGCTCGTGCTCGCAGCGGCCGAGTAG
- a CDS encoding DUF2249 domain-containing protein: protein MPATELDLREMPPPERHPKIHSAFDDLDAGEVLRIVNDHEPKPLFYEMQAEVETFDAEGYDCRKVEDGKYVADLPKEA from the coding sequence ATGCCAGCAACCGAACTCGATCTCCGAGAGATGCCGCCGCCGGAACGCCACCCGAAGATCCACTCGGCCTTCGACGATCTGGATGCCGGCGAGGTGTTACGGATCGTCAACGATCACGAGCCCAAACCGTTGTTCTACGAGATGCAAGCCGAAGTCGAGACCTTCGACGCGGAGGGCTACGACTGCCGGAAAGTCGAGGACGGGAAATACGTCGCGGACCTCCCGAAGGAAGCATGA
- a CDS encoding cupin domain-containing protein, with product MVATSFDDERAYDDAQFSAQTIHETDRQKVVLGYFEPGQFIPVHAPGSDVAITVRSGTGVVRDGDEEHEVEPGDVIAVPADQDRGVRAAGERLEATLVTAPPPTDAEHDPVRRGLREGTFDPE from the coding sequence ATGGTCGCGACCAGTTTCGACGACGAGCGAGCCTACGACGACGCACAGTTCTCGGCACAGACGATCCACGAGACCGACCGCCAGAAAGTGGTGTTGGGCTACTTCGAGCCCGGACAGTTCATCCCCGTCCACGCGCCGGGCAGCGACGTGGCGATCACGGTCCGCTCCGGGACCGGCGTCGTCCGCGACGGCGACGAGGAACACGAGGTCGAACCGGGCGACGTGATCGCGGTCCCCGCCGACCAGGACCGCGGCGTCCGGGCGGCCGGGGAGCGCCTCGAAGCGACGCTGGTGACCGCACCGCCGCCGACCGACGCCGAACACGACCCCGTCCGCCGTGGCCTCCGCGAGGGGACGTTCGATCCGGAGTGA
- a CDS encoding cbb3-type cytochrome c oxidase subunit I, which translates to MVVGTLVTTVLMAALLVGVMAALTRVENWRSYAPTVGGGGTVSETTHEKPGGIVRWLTTVDHKDIGILYGAFAVLAFAWGGVAVVLMRFELLFPAEDFIGANLYNGLLTTHGITMLFLFGTPILAAFSNYFIPLLIGADDMAFPRINAIAFWLLPPAALLIWGGLIGAPFLEGVEPAQTAWTMYAPLSVEQTNPGVDLMLLGLHLSGVAATMGAINFIATIFTERGDDVTWANLDIFSWTVLVQSGQILFAFPLLGSALVMLLLDRNLGTTFFTTDGGGPLLWQHLFWFFGHPEVYILVLPPMGLISYILPKFTGRKLFGFKFVVYSTLALGVLSFGVWAHHMFATGMDPRLRASFMAVSIAIAIPSAVKTFNWMATMWNGSLRLTAPFLFCVGFVGNFIIGGVTGVFEAAIPVDLILHDTYHVVAHFHYVIMGGIAFAVFAGIYYWFPLYTGRWYQRSLAKWHFWLTMLGTNVTFFPMVLLGYAGMPRRYATYSVTAGPVDLFTLLHQLATLGVVLLVVGQLIFLWNIVQSWLEGPRVTDRDPWDLAETDQYTREFAWFADEKLPALTDGGEEE; encoded by the coding sequence ATGGTAGTCGGTACACTCGTCACGACGGTACTGATGGCGGCGCTGCTGGTGGGCGTGATGGCCGCGCTCACCCGCGTCGAGAACTGGCGGTCCTACGCCCCGACGGTCGGGGGCGGGGGGACCGTCTCCGAGACGACACACGAGAAACCTGGTGGGATCGTCCGCTGGCTGACGACGGTCGATCACAAGGACATCGGCATCCTCTACGGGGCGTTCGCGGTCCTGGCGTTCGCCTGGGGCGGCGTCGCCGTCGTCCTCATGCGCTTCGAGTTGCTCTTCCCCGCGGAGGATTTCATCGGTGCGAACCTCTACAACGGTCTATTGACGACCCACGGCATCACGATGCTGTTCCTGTTCGGGACGCCGATCCTGGCGGCGTTCTCGAACTACTTCATCCCGCTGCTGATCGGGGCCGACGACATGGCGTTCCCACGGATCAACGCCATCGCGTTCTGGTTGCTCCCCCCAGCCGCCCTGCTCATCTGGGGCGGACTCATCGGCGCACCGTTCCTGGAAGGCGTCGAACCCGCACAGACTGCCTGGACGATGTACGCGCCGCTATCTGTCGAGCAGACCAACCCCGGCGTCGACCTCATGTTGCTGGGACTGCATCTCTCGGGGGTCGCCGCGACGATGGGGGCGATCAACTTCATCGCGACCATCTTCACCGAACGCGGCGACGACGTCACCTGGGCGAACCTCGACATCTTCTCCTGGACGGTGCTGGTCCAGTCCGGCCAGATCCTCTTCGCGTTCCCGCTGCTGGGGAGCGCACTCGTCATGCTCCTGCTGGATCGGAACCTCGGGACGACGTTCTTCACGACCGACGGCGGCGGTCCGCTGCTGTGGCAACACCTCTTCTGGTTCTTCGGCCACCCCGAGGTGTACATCCTCGTGCTCCCGCCGATGGGGCTGATCAGCTACATCCTGCCGAAGTTCACCGGCCGGAAGCTGTTCGGCTTCAAGTTCGTCGTCTACTCCACGCTCGCGCTGGGAGTCCTCTCCTTCGGCGTCTGGGCCCACCACATGTTCGCGACCGGGATGGACCCGCGGCTCCGGGCCTCTTTCATGGCGGTCTCCATCGCCATCGCGATCCCTAGTGCGGTCAAGACGTTCAACTGGATGGCGACGATGTGGAACGGGAGCCTGCGGCTCACCGCACCGTTCCTGTTCTGTGTCGGCTTCGTCGGGAACTTCATCATCGGCGGGGTCACCGGCGTCTTCGAGGCGGCCATCCCCGTCGACCTGATCCTCCACGACACCTACCACGTCGTCGCGCACTTCCACTACGTCATCATGGGTGGCATCGCCTTCGCCGTCTTCGCCGGCATCTACTACTGGTTCCCGCTGTACACCGGCCGGTGGTACCAGCGCAGCCTCGCGAAGTGGCACTTCTGGCTGACGATGCTGGGCACCAACGTCACGTTCTTCCCCATGGTGTTGCTCGGCTACGCGGGGATGCCCCGTCGCTATGCGACCTACAGCGTCACCGCCGGGCCGGTCGACCTGTTTACCCTGTTGCACCAGCTCGCGACCCTCGGGGTCGTCCTGCTGGTCGTCGGCCAACTGATCTTCCTCTGGAACATCGTCCAGTCCTGGCTCGAAGGTCCCCGAGTCACCGACCGGGACCCCTGGGATCTCGCGGAGACGGACCAGTACACCCGCGAGTTCGCCTGGTTCGCCGACGAGAAGCTCCCGGCGCTGACCGACGGCGGCGAGGAGGAGTAA
- the purL gene encoding phosphoribosylformylglycinamidine synthase subunit PurL, which yields MSLSDADHDIVVDEIGREPTRAEAALFENLWSEHCAYRSSRPLLSAFDSEGDQVVIGPGDDAAVVSLPTHGDGEEMYITMGVESHNHPSYVDPFDGAATGVGGIVRDTLSMGAYPIALADSLYFGDFDREHSRYLFEGVVEGISHYGNCIGVPTVAGSVAFHDDYEGNPLVNVSCIGLLEPERTITAEAQEPGNKLVLVGNSTGRDGLGGASFASEDLAEDAETEDRPAVQVGDPYTEKLLIECNEALLDEDLIESARDLGAAGLGGASSELVAKGGLGARIELDRVHQREPNMNAMEILLAESQERMVYEVRPENVDRVAELADRYDLGCSVIGELTEPGTNYVCTFEGEATASDESSGQGPRDGETVVDVDAHFLGEGAPMNDLPSTAPPEQERDLPTVNMEEAFRQVVASPNTASKRWVYRQYDHEVQVRTSVLPGDDAALLAIREAGTGLAFSAGADPNWTDAAPYEGARAVALENATNVAAKGATPHAAVDCLNGGNPENPAVYGGFKGIVDGLADMCRDLDVPVVGGNVSLYNDSAAGPIPPTPTLALVGVKEGYDAPPLSLSGEGTLVVVGDRALEGESDPRLGGSEYTAVFGGTDRFPELPADPESLISTIADVADEEHVLASHDVSHGGLAVTLAEMVHEDAGADVEIETVERGTRKRLLFGEQPGRVVFETTDPAAVREAFDGIAPVTELGEANGSNHLDLTVNDERLQYHAEEITDLRSTIEDELA from the coding sequence ATGAGCCTGTCCGACGCGGACCACGACATCGTGGTCGACGAGATCGGTCGGGAGCCGACACGCGCAGAGGCCGCTCTCTTCGAGAACCTCTGGAGCGAGCACTGCGCGTACCGCTCCTCCCGACCGCTCCTGTCGGCCTTCGACTCCGAGGGCGACCAGGTCGTCATCGGCCCCGGCGACGACGCCGCCGTCGTCTCGCTCCCGACTCACGGCGACGGCGAGGAGATGTACATCACGATGGGCGTCGAATCCCACAACCACCCCTCCTACGTCGACCCCTTCGACGGCGCCGCCACCGGCGTCGGCGGGATCGTCCGCGACACCCTCTCGATGGGCGCCTACCCCATCGCGCTGGCGGATTCCCTGTACTTCGGGGACTTCGACCGGGAACACTCCCGGTACCTCTTCGAGGGCGTCGTCGAGGGCATCTCCCACTACGGGAACTGTATCGGCGTCCCGACTGTGGCGGGATCGGTCGCCTTCCACGACGACTACGAGGGGAACCCACTGGTCAACGTCTCCTGTATCGGCCTGCTGGAACCCGAACGGACCATCACCGCAGAGGCACAGGAACCCGGGAACAAACTCGTCCTCGTCGGGAACTCGACGGGCCGTGACGGCCTGGGCGGGGCCTCCTTCGCCAGCGAGGACCTCGCGGAGGACGCCGAGACCGAGGACCGACCGGCCGTCCAGGTCGGGGACCCCTACACGGAGAAGTTGCTCATCGAGTGCAACGAGGCGCTGCTGGACGAGGACCTGATCGAGTCCGCGCGGGACCTCGGCGCTGCGGGACTGGGTGGGGCCTCCTCGGAACTGGTCGCCAAGGGCGGCCTGGGCGCACGCATCGAACTCGACCGGGTCCACCAGCGCGAACCGAACATGAACGCCATGGAGATCCTGCTGGCCGAGAGCCAGGAGCGGATGGTCTACGAGGTCCGCCCGGAGAACGTCGATCGGGTGGCCGAACTGGCCGACCGGTACGACCTGGGCTGTTCGGTCATCGGCGAACTCACCGAACCCGGCACGAACTACGTCTGTACGTTCGAGGGCGAGGCGACAGCCTCGGACGAGTCGAGCGGGCAAGGCCCGCGAGACGGCGAGACCGTCGTCGACGTCGACGCCCACTTCCTCGGGGAGGGCGCGCCGATGAACGACCTCCCGAGCACGGCCCCGCCCGAGCAGGAACGGGACCTCCCGACGGTCAACATGGAGGAGGCGTTCCGGCAGGTCGTCGCCAGCCCCAACACCGCCTCCAAGCGGTGGGTCTACCGCCAGTACGACCACGAGGTCCAGGTCCGGACGAGCGTCCTGCCGGGCGACGACGCCGCGCTGCTGGCGATCCGCGAGGCCGGCACCGGCCTGGCGTTCTCGGCCGGCGCCGACCCCAACTGGACCGACGCCGCCCCGTACGAAGGGGCTCGCGCTGTCGCGTTAGAGAACGCGACCAACGTCGCCGCCAAAGGTGCGACACCCCACGCCGCCGTCGACTGCCTGAACGGCGGCAATCCGGAGAATCCCGCCGTCTACGGCGGCTTCAAGGGTATCGTCGACGGTCTGGCCGACATGTGTCGCGACCTAGACGTGCCGGTCGTCGGCGGCAACGTCTCGCTGTACAACGACTCGGCGGCCGGTCCCATCCCCCCGACGCCGACGCTCGCGCTCGTCGGCGTGAAGGAGGGGTACGACGCCCCACCGCTGTCGCTATCCGGCGAGGGCACCCTGGTCGTCGTCGGCGACCGTGCCCTCGAAGGGGAGTCCGACCCGCGGCTGGGCGGCTCGGAGTACACCGCCGTCTTCGGCGGCACCGACCGGTTCCCCGAACTGCCGGCCGACCCCGAGAGTCTGATCAGCACCATCGCCGACGTGGCCGACGAGGAGCACGTTCTGGCGTCCCACGACGTGAGCCACGGCGGACTGGCCGTGACGCTTGCCGAGATGGTCCACGAGGACGCCGGTGCCGACGTCGAGATCGAGACCGTCGAGCGCGGGACCCGCAAGCGCCTCCTGTTCGGCGAACAGCCCGGCCGCGTCGTCTTCGAGACGACCGATCCGGCGGCGGTACGGGAGGCCTTCGACGGTATCGCCCCGGTGACGGAACTGGGCGAGGCGAACGGCTCGAACCACCTCGACCTGACGGTCAACGACGAGCGGCTACAGTACCACGCCGAGGAGATCACCGACCTCCGGTCGACGATCGAGGACGAACTGGCCTGA
- a CDS encoding ATP-binding protein has protein sequence MDRNELVSKFAETVGVEKAQSVVGAAIDAVGIEDDTSMTNTDARDVCEVIQHEHDGYLALVAGELRVHLEAQERFGALLGNIPDPAVVVEFDKREPRVTSVNEAFETAFGYDRSEAVGSLLSELVAAPGQTAGDIAENWLQDSAHSEQEVERATASGAVRTFLFRSVVVTREGGGVEGYGVYTDITERKRREQQLEHQNERLDEFVSIVSHDLRNPLSVAAGHTEQLRAVVDDPAANDHLDALDRAHDRMGALLEDLLELARQGQVVGQPEPVDLRSLATEAWEQVDTDGVTLSVDATTTVEADPERLQQLFENLFRNAVEHGVPDESTEPDGPEITVTVGTLGPTGTDGFYVADDGPGLPEGDHEQVFEHGYSTNPDGTGFGLSIVQNIAEAHGWHVTATESERGGARFEIRW, from the coding sequence ATGGACAGGAACGAACTCGTCTCGAAGTTCGCGGAGACGGTCGGCGTCGAGAAAGCCCAGTCCGTCGTCGGTGCCGCGATCGACGCCGTCGGTATCGAGGACGATACGTCGATGACGAACACCGACGCACGCGACGTCTGTGAGGTCATCCAGCACGAACACGACGGATACCTCGCGCTCGTGGCGGGCGAACTTCGCGTCCACCTCGAAGCACAGGAGCGGTTCGGCGCGCTCCTGGGGAACATCCCGGACCCCGCCGTCGTCGTCGAGTTCGACAAACGGGAGCCACGAGTCACGTCGGTCAACGAGGCCTTCGAGACAGCGTTCGGCTACGACCGTAGCGAAGCAGTCGGGAGCCTCCTTTCGGAGCTCGTCGCCGCTCCGGGACAGACGGCAGGAGATATCGCCGAGAACTGGTTACAGGACAGCGCACACTCCGAACAGGAAGTCGAACGGGCGACCGCGAGCGGGGCGGTTCGGACCTTCCTCTTCCGGAGCGTCGTCGTCACGCGAGAGGGCGGCGGTGTCGAAGGGTACGGTGTCTATACGGATATCACGGAGCGCAAACGCCGCGAACAGCAACTCGAACACCAAAACGAGCGACTCGACGAGTTCGTCAGCATCGTCAGCCACGACCTCCGGAACCCGCTGAGTGTCGCCGCCGGCCACACCGAACAGTTGCGCGCTGTCGTCGACGATCCGGCGGCGAACGACCACCTCGACGCGCTGGACCGGGCACACGACCGGATGGGCGCGCTCCTCGAAGACCTGCTGGAACTGGCCAGACAGGGGCAGGTCGTCGGCCAGCCGGAGCCTGTCGACCTCCGATCGCTCGCGACCGAGGCCTGGGAGCAGGTCGATACCGACGGAGTGACACTCTCGGTCGACGCGACGACGACCGTCGAGGCCGATCCCGAGCGCCTCCAACAGCTCTTCGAGAACCTGTTTCGCAACGCCGTCGAACACGGCGTTCCCGACGAGTCCACCGAACCGGACGGGCCGGAGATAACGGTCACGGTCGGGACGCTGGGACCGACCGGCACTGACGGGTTCTACGTCGCCGACGACGGTCCGGGTCTGCCGGAGGGAGATCACGAGCAGGTGTTCGAACACGGCTACTCGACCAATCCCGACGGGACGGGCTTCGGGCTCTCCATCGTCCAGAACATCGCGGAGGCACACGGCTGGCACGTCACCGCGACCGAGAGCGAGCGCGGCGGCGCTCGGTTCGAGATCCGCTGGTAG
- a CDS encoding FIST signal transduction protein, which yields MSSEQSPGTVVATGTSIADAGEQAGREATSAARTALDADRVDFCQVFADAAFDPERVLAGVRAAVDEDTAVVGCTAAGTFTEERTMDRGVAVGVVTSDSFQFDTAIASGLGENIQGTVREAARSLPDDVDYPYQSALVLHDGLSGIGERLSLAIQRRLGPHVGFAGGAASDNFRMESTPVFCGETVAEDALVLVLVSGEDRAVISVDHGHEPISEPHEVTDVDGNLVREIDGEPAFEVWKDTVRDHVSETFGLDVDSSQVDAPQLQRLMGAYEFGIDQGDGYKIRWPRTAVGESGSLRFAVDIPEGTVLRVMHGSPESQIESAGRAASEAVELADGEIAGGFVYDCACREIILQDEYPAAVDALAEVFDTPFAGFETYGELCMQMGQLSGFHNTTTVVFVFPE from the coding sequence GTGTCGTCCGAACAGTCTCCGGGAACGGTCGTCGCGACCGGAACGTCGATAGCCGACGCGGGTGAGCAGGCCGGCCGTGAGGCTACGAGCGCGGCACGCACCGCGCTAGACGCGGACCGGGTCGACTTCTGTCAAGTGTTCGCTGATGCCGCGTTCGACCCCGAACGCGTTCTCGCCGGCGTCAGGGCGGCCGTCGACGAGGACACCGCCGTCGTCGGCTGTACCGCCGCGGGAACGTTCACCGAGGAGCGGACCATGGATCGGGGTGTCGCGGTCGGCGTCGTCACCAGCGATTCCTTCCAGTTCGACACCGCTATCGCGAGCGGACTCGGCGAGAATATCCAGGGAACGGTCAGAGAGGCCGCACGGTCGTTGCCCGACGACGTCGACTATCCCTACCAGTCCGCGCTCGTTCTCCACGACGGACTCTCCGGCATCGGCGAGCGGTTGTCCCTCGCGATCCAGCGCCGACTCGGCCCACACGTCGGGTTCGCCGGCGGGGCCGCCTCGGACAACTTCCGGATGGAGTCGACGCCCGTCTTCTGTGGCGAGACCGTCGCCGAGGACGCGCTCGTGTTGGTCCTGGTCTCCGGGGAGGACCGGGCGGTCATCTCCGTCGACCACGGGCACGAACCGATCTCGGAACCACACGAAGTGACCGACGTGGACGGCAACCTGGTCAGGGAAATCGACGGCGAGCCCGCCTTCGAGGTCTGGAAAGACACGGTCCGGGACCACGTCTCGGAGACGTTCGGGCTCGACGTCGATTCCTCCCAAGTCGACGCGCCGCAACTGCAGCGGCTGATGGGTGCATACGAGTTCGGTATCGACCAGGGGGACGGCTACAAGATCCGGTGGCCACGGACCGCCGTCGGCGAAAGCGGCAGTCTCCGGTTCGCCGTCGACATCCCCGAAGGGACGGTCCTCCGTGTGATGCACGGGAGCCCGGAGAGCCAGATCGAGTCGGCCGGCCGGGCCGCCAGCGAGGCCGTCGAGTTGGCTGACGGCGAAATCGCGGGCGGGTTCGTCTACGACTGTGCCTGTCGGGAGATCATCCTCCAGGACGAGTATCCGGCCGCCGTCGACGCCCTGGCCGAGGTGTTCGACACGCCGTTTGCCGGCTTCGAGACGTACGGTGAACTGTGTATGCAGATGGGGCAACTCAGTGGCTTCCACAACACGACGACAGTCGTGTTCGTCTTCCCGGAGTGA
- a CDS encoding NAD(P)/FAD-dependent oxidoreductase, whose translation MQETYDVVVAGGGPSGLQFARELTDRTEFSVAVLEAHAELADNDKSTGGTFEQVIQGYDVPDSVVMADSSGVIFEGPSTSERLDIPGYVLDFPAFLEFLGEDIEANGGEVHTGVRVTEPVSERGSIAGVNCLRDGAERTVSADLVVDATGDSAVLTEQLGMFDRDSAQRGIGKEYEAVGEFERDEMLFRFDHFDAPGGYAWTFPAGDGVFKVGLCWIDDFYERHRTDASRQIDDYVERWAEHDDRWTVDSVRETHAGRVYSNNSINTRAIDGLLAVGDAVSSINPLFGEGIRPGMESAEMAADVAIDALRAGDTARSRLAAYERQWNDEKGGAWKLQRAVGELLYDFTATQQDRFVRAAGGMSPTQLDRLQRYELTIPDLLELYPFRLADLWKAPTLARHL comes from the coding sequence ATGCAGGAGACGTACGACGTGGTCGTCGCCGGCGGCGGGCCCTCCGGTCTCCAGTTCGCACGCGAACTCACCGACCGTACGGAGTTCTCGGTCGCCGTCCTCGAAGCCCACGCGGAACTGGCCGACAACGACAAATCGACCGGTGGGACCTTCGAGCAGGTCATCCAGGGGTACGACGTTCCCGACTCGGTCGTGATGGCCGACAGTTCGGGTGTGATCTTCGAGGGACCGAGCACCTCCGAGCGGCTCGATATCCCGGGCTACGTCCTCGATTTCCCGGCGTTCCTGGAGTTTCTCGGGGAGGATATCGAAGCCAACGGCGGCGAAGTCCACACCGGCGTTCGGGTCACAGAGCCGGTGTCCGAACGTGGCAGTATCGCCGGCGTCAACTGTCTGCGTGACGGGGCCGAACGGACGGTCTCGGCCGACCTCGTCGTCGACGCGACCGGCGACTCGGCCGTGTTGACAGAGCAACTCGGGATGTTCGACCGCGACAGCGCACAGCGGGGGATCGGCAAGGAGTACGAGGCCGTCGGCGAGTTCGAGCGAGACGAGATGCTGTTCCGGTTCGATCACTTCGACGCCCCCGGCGGGTACGCCTGGACGTTCCCCGCCGGTGACGGCGTGTTCAAGGTCGGTCTCTGCTGGATCGACGATTTCTACGAGCGTCATCGGACCGACGCGAGCCGCCAGATCGACGACTACGTCGAGCGCTGGGCCGAGCACGACGATCGATGGACCGTCGACTCCGTCCGCGAAACCCACGCCGGGCGGGTGTACTCGAACAACTCGATCAACACGCGGGCGATCGACGGCCTGCTCGCCGTCGGCGACGCCGTCTCCAGCATCAACCCTCTGTTCGGCGAAGGGATCCGACCGGGGATGGAGTCGGCGGAGATGGCCGCCGACGTGGCGATCGACGCGCTGCGGGCCGGTGATACCGCTCGTTCACGGCTGGCTGCCTACGAACGACAGTGGAACGACGAGAAGGGCGGCGCCTGGAAGCTCCAGCGGGCCGTCGGCGAGTTACTGTACGACTTCACGGCCACCCAGCAAGACCGGTTCGTCCGTGCAGCCGGTGGGATGTCGCCGACACAACTCGACCGGCTCCAACGCTACGAGCTGACGATCCCGGACCTGCTGGAGCTATACCCGTTCCGGCTTGCCGATCTCTGGAAGGCACCGACACTGGCACGACACCTCTGA
- a CDS encoding DUF7550 family protein — MSDDHHEEDRPEFDPQNVDLPAKEPPLRSTAPQSDFTMSQVSTGAVVALVGLALTFGIAFALV; from the coding sequence ATGTCCGACGATCACCACGAGGAGGACCGTCCGGAGTTCGATCCCCAGAACGTCGACCTCCCCGCCAAGGAGCCGCCGCTGCGATCGACGGCCCCCCAGAGCGACTTCACGATGTCGCAGGTTTCGACCGGGGCTGTCGTGGCGCTTGTCGGTCTCGCGCTCACGTTCGGTATCGCGTTCGCGCTCGTCTGA